A genome region from Indicator indicator isolate 239-I01 chromosome 24, UM_Iind_1.1, whole genome shotgun sequence includes the following:
- the LOC128975212 gene encoding bactericidal permeability-increasing protein-like produces MGVQKLAVACRVLALCLATIEATNPGFVVRITQAGLDYAHQHGIKVLEKELGQLKLQDISGDFRILRVGKVRYEISRLHLRSFQLPHSYISLVPNVGLQVSISNAFAELDGNWRVKVYFIQDHGSFDLKVENVYIKIDLQLGSDTLGKPTTDTSACSTRISKVRVHFSGKLGWLYNLFHGAVESRLRKLLETQVCEIVAKAVRRELQPYLRTLPVTAKIDAKTGIDYSLVAPPTATARSLDVDLKGEFFSLAHRSAVPFSPLPLALPPDHNHMVYFGASSYFFNTAAFAYHAAGALVFNVTEAVIPKGVHLNTTTFSAFIPQLEGMYPNTPMTFRLSAPSAPFLSIGPQGLSLQPVVDVQAYAVLPCSESVPLFLLSLTGNVSAVIDVRSGHIVGSLDVGRIKFTLKQSNVGSFKVRQLQSLVNTIASAIVIPRLNERLNEGFPLPLPERIQLSKILVRFHQNFLMLGADVRYQPRG; encoded by the exons ATGGGAGTGCAGAAACTGGCAGTGGCTTGCAGGGTGCTGGCTTTGTGCCTAGCCACCATTGAGGCCACCAACCCTGGCTTCGTGGTGAGGATCACCCAGGCTGGCTTGGACTATG CCCATCAGCACGGGATCAAGGtcctggagaaggagctgggccagctgaAGCTGCAGGACATCTCGGGAGACTTTCGTATCCTACGTGTGGGGAAGGTTCGCTATGAGATCTCCAG gctGCACCTCCGCAGCTTCCAGCTGCCACACTCCTACATCTCCCTggtgcccaacgtggggctGCAGGTCTCCATCTCCAATGCCTTTGCTGAGCTGGATGGGAACTGGAGAGTGAAGGTCTACTTCAT ccaggaCCATGGCTCCTTTGACCTGAAGGTGGAGAATGTCTACATCAAAATCgacctgcagctgggcagtgaCACCCTGGGGAAGCCTACCACAGacacctctgcctgcagcactcgCATCTCCAAAGTCCGCGTCCACTTCTCGGGCAAGCTTGG GTGGCTTTACAACCTCTTCCATGGTGCTGTGGAGTCCAGGCTCCGGAAGCTCTTGGAGACACAG GTGTGTGAGATCGTGGCCAAGGCTGTGCGCAGGGAGCTCCAGCCTTACCTCCGCACCCTGCCAG TCACAGCCAAGATAGATGCCAAGACTGGGATCGATTACTCCTTGGTGGCACCACCAACGGCTACTGCCCGGTCCCTGGATGTGGACCTGAAG gGTGAATTCTTCTCCCTGGCCCACCGCTCTGCTGTCCCCTTCTCTCCACTGCCACTGGCCTTGCCCCCAGACCACAACCACATGGTTTACTTTGGAGCCTCCAGCTACTTCTTCAACACCGCTGCCTTCGCCTACCACGCAGCCGGGGCGCTGGTCTTCAACGTCACGGAGGCTGTG ATCCCAAAGGGAGTCCACCTGAACACCACCACCTTCTCAGCCTTCATTCCCCAG ctggaggggaTGTACCCCAACACACCCATGACATTCAGGCTGTcagccccctctgccccctTCCTGAGCATCGGGCCACAGGGGCTCTCCCTCCAGCCCGTGGTGGACGTCCAGGCTTATGCCGTCCTGCCCTGCTCCGAATcagttcctctcttcctcctcagccTG ACAGGGAACGTGTCAGCTGTCATCGACGTGAGATCTGGCCACATAGTTGGGAGCCTGGACGTGGGCAG GATAAAGTTCACCCTGAAGCAATCAAATGTTGGCTCTTTCAAG GTGCGGCAGCTGCAGTCCCTAGTGAACACCATTGCTTCCGCCATCGTCATCCCGCGTCTTAACG AGAGGTTAAATGAGGGATTCCCTCTGCCGCTGCCGGAAAGGATACAGCTCTCCAAGATCCTTGTCAGGTTTCACCAG aATTTTCTGATGCTGGGAGCAGACGTCCGCTACCAGCCCCGGGGATGA